TTAAGCAGCAAGTCGTTAAAGTTGGTGAGCGTACTGGCGATATCGCCCACATCCTAGAAGGCGTGAGCCCAGATGACATCATTGTTACCTCTGGTCAGGTTCGTCTGAGTAACGACGTGAAAGTTAAAGTGGTGGAAAGTGATGCGACTGTCCCACCAGCTGAGACACCGATGCTGTAATTGGAGGCAAAATGCGTTTTACTGATATTTTCATAAAACGTCCTGTTCTTGCGGTATCGATCAGTTTCTTGATTGCCTTGCTTGGTTTGCAAGCCGTATTCAAGATGCAGGTACGTGAATACCCAGAAATGACGAATACGGTTGTCACAGTGACAACCAGCTACTACGGTGCGAGTGCCGACTTGGTGCAGGGCTTTATTACTCAGCCCCTAGAGCAAGCGGTGGCACAAGCCGACAACATCGACTATATGACATCGCAATCGGTGCTTGGTAAGTCGACAATTACGGTAAACATGAAGCTCAATACAGATCCGAATGCGGCGCTGTCAGATATTCTGGCAAAGACCAACTCGGTTCGTTCTCAGCTTCCTAAAGAGTCTGAAGACCCTACGGTAACCATGTCGACGGGTTCGACAACCGCGGTACTTTATATCGGCTTTACCAGTGATGAGTTGGCGTCGAGTCAGATTACCGACTACCTAGAGCGTGTAATCAACCCGCAGCTATTTACCGTCAACGGCGTATCGAAAGTGGATATGTATGGTGGTATGAAATACGCACTACGCGTATGGCTAGACCCACTGAAAATGGCCGCACTGAAGATGACGGCATCGGACGTAATGAACGTTCTGAATGCCAACAACTATCAGTCTGCAACGGGTCAAGCAACGGGTGAGTTCGTTCTGTATAACGGCAGCGCCGATACTCAGGTATCGAACACAGAAGAGCTAAAGAACCTTGTTGTGAGCTCAAGTGACGGTCAAGTGATTCGCTTAGGTGACATCGCAAAAGTGACGCTTGAGAAAAGTCACGACGTATACCGCGCAAGTGCGAACGGCCAAGAAGCGGTAGTAGCAGCGATCAACGCGGCACCAAGTGCTAACCCGATCAACATTGCAGCCGATGTGCTTGAACTTCTTCCTCAGCTTGAGAAGAACCTACCAAGCAACATCAAAATGAACGTGATGTATGACTCAACAGTAGCGATCAACGAATCGATTCAAGAGGTTATCAAAACCATCCTTGAAGCGGCATTAATCGTACTGGTGGTTATCACTCTATTCCTAGGTTCGTTCCGTGCGGTACTGATCCCTATCGTAACTATCCCGCTATCCCTGATTGGTGTAGCGATGGTGATGCAGGCGATTGGCTTCTCATGGAACCTGATGACGCTGCTGGCGATGGTACTGGCTATCGGTCTGGTAGTAGATGATGCGATCGTTGTTCTTGAGAACGTCGACCGTCACATCAAACTAGGTGAGTCACCGTTCCGTGCAGCCATCATTGGTACACGTGAGATTGCGGTACCGGTTATCGCAATGACACTTACATTGGGTGCAGTATATGCGCCGATCGCTTTGATGGGTGGTATCACAGGCTCGCTGTTTAAAGAGTTTGCCCTGACGCTGGCGGGGTCGGTATTTGTCTCCGGTATCATCGCATTGACGCTATCGCCAATGATGTGTTCGAAGCTACTCAAAGCGAACGAGACACCAAACCGTTTCGAGGAAAAAGTACATCATGTACTTGATCGCATGACCGCTCGCTACGAGAAAATGCTAACGGCAGTTATGCTGCACCGTCCGGTTATTATCGGCTTTGCGATCATCGTGTTTGCCTCTCTCCCTATGCTGTTCAAGTTCATTCCAAGTGAACTTGCACCATCGGAAGATAAAGGCGTAGTGATGTTGATGGGTACTGGTCCGTCGAATGCGAACCTAGACTATCTACAAAACACCATGAACGATGTGAACAAAATTCTGAGCGATCAGCCGGAAGTGGCGTTTGCACAGGTGTTTACTGGTGTTCCTAACTCAAACCAAGCATTTGGTATTGCGTCAATGGTGCCGTGGAGTCAACGTGAAGCAAGCCAAGCTGAAGTGGCGAACCGTGTAGGTGCTCTTGTCGCTGAAGTACCAGGTATGGCTGTGACTGCGTTCCAGATGCCTGAGCTTCCTGGTGCAGGTTCAGGTCTGCCTATTCAGTTTGTTATCACGACACCAAACAGCTTTGAGAGCTTGTTTACTATCGCGACTGATATCTGGAGTGACGTACAGCAAAACCCACAGTTTGTATACTCAACACTGGATTTGAACTACGACTCAGCGACGATGAAAATCAATATCGACAAGGACATGGCTGGCGCCTACGGCGTGACCATGCAAGATATCGGTATTACGCTGAGTGCTATGATGGCCGATGGCTACGTCAACCGTATCGACCTAAATGGTCGTTCGTATGAGGTAATTCCTCAGGTTGAACGTAAGTATCGTCTAAACCCAGAGTCGATGAACATGTACTTCGTACGCTCTGACGACGGTCAAGCTATCCCACTAGGTAGCCTTATCAGTATCGATGTGGTTGCAGAGCCTCGCTCACTGCCTCACTTCAACCAGCTGAACTCAGCAACGGTAGGTGCGGTACCGTCACCAGGCGTAGCGATGGGTGATGCGATTGCATGGTTTGAATCGATTGCAGAAAGCAAACTGCCAAGCGGCTACAACCATGACTACATGGGTGAAGCTCGTCAGTACGTAACTGAAGGTAGCGCACTGTACGCAACATTTGGTCTGGCACTGGCGATCATCTTCTTAGTACTGGCTATCCAGTTTGAGTCGATTAAAGACCCATTCGTTATCATGGTCTCGGTACCGTTAGCGATTTGTGGTGCCTTGATTGCTCTAGCTTGGGGCGCAGCGACCATGAACATCTACTCGCAGGTTGGTTTGATTACCCTAGTCGGTCTGATCACCAAGCACGGTATTCTTATCTGTGAGGTAGCTAAAGAAGAGCAGCTTCTGCATAAGAAGAGCAAGATGGAAGCGGTCATGGAAGCGGCGAAAGTACGTCTTCGCCCAATCCTAATGACAACGGCGGCGATGATCGCAGGTCTTATCCCACTGATGTACGCATCAGGTGCGGGTGCGGCTCAACGCTTTAGTATCGGTATCGTAATCGTTGCAGGTCTTGCCATTGGTACGCTGTTTACGCTATTTGTACTGCCAGTTATCTACACCTACTTGGCAGAACGTCATAAGCCACTACCTGTGTTTGTTGAAGACAAAGACTTAGAGAAAATTGCACGAGTTGACGAAGCTTCAGCTGCATGCAAAGAGAATCGCGTATAAACAGTTAATGTGATTCTACGTTGTTAATTGAAGATAACGTAATTAGAAAAAGGCCACATTGTGGCCTTTTTTATTACGCTAAATAACGACATTGCTCGGTGGATTACATAGAATAGTGGGATTACTTAAGGAGTTACCAGACATGTTTGACCCAAAGAAACTTGAACAGATTGCTAAGCAAATTCACGACTCTATGCCACAACCCGTGAAAGAGCTTGGTGCGGATGTTGATCAGAAAGTACGTCAAGTGATTCAAGGCCAATTGAATAAGCTTGATGTGGTTAGCCGTGAAGAGTTTGACGTGCAGACTCAAGTACTGCTTCGTACTCGCCAAAAGCTAACGGAAATGGAACAAAAGCTTGCCGAGCTAGAACAAAAGCTAGCTGACAAGTAACCATTTGTTCGCTGCATTCCGAGCATTAAGCTCAAATGACACTGACAAAAAAAAGGGGCTACCGATTGGTAGCCCCTTTTACTATGTTGTGTTTACTTTTTTATCTAATTTATGGTCGGCTTAGCCGCCTACAGCGATGCGCTTCATGTCTGTCATGTAGCCACGTAGCTCTTCACCGATGTACTCAACTGGGTGGTTGCGGATAACGTCGTTTACTTCGATTAGCTTGCCGTTATCTACATGGTTAGATGTCTCACCTAGGCCTTTACCGATTACGTCAGTACCTACTGATGGCATGAACTTCTCACGAAGAAGTGGGGTTGCAACGTTAGCGAATAGGTAGTTGCCGTATTCAGCAGTATCAGAGATTACTACGTTCATTTCGTATAGACGCTTACGTGCAATCGTATTTGCAATCAGTGGTAGTTCGTGTAGAGACTCGTAGTATGCAGACTCATCGATAATACCAGATGCCGTCATTGCTTCGAACGCAAGCTCAACACCGGCACGAACCATAGCCACCATTAGGATGCCGTTGTCGAAGTATTCTTGCTCAGAAATTTCTACATCAGATGATGGGTAGTTTTCGAATGCTGTTTCAGCAGTTTCTTCACGCCAGCCTAGAAGGTTCACGTCATCATTTGCCCAGTCAGCCATCATAGTGCTAGAGAATTCGCCTTGGATGATGTCATCCATGTGCTTGTTGTAAAGCGGACGCATTAGGTCTTTTAGCTCTTCAGACAGGTCAAACGCCTTCACTTTCGCTGGGTTAGATAGGCGATCCATCATGTGCGTGATGCCACCAAATTTCAGTGCTTCCGTGATAGTTTCCCAACCGAACTGAAGTAGTTTACCTGCGTAGCTTGGGTCAATACCGTCAGCAATCATCTTCTCGTAACATACGATTGAACCCGCTTGTAGCATGCCACAAAGGATAGTTTGCTCACCCATTAGGTCAGACTTAACTTCAGCAACGAATGAAGACTCTAGAACACCTGCACGGTGGCCGCCTGTTGCTGCTGCCCATGCTTTCGCGATTTCAAGACCATCACCTTGAGGATCGTTTTCTGGGTGAACTGCGATAAGAGTCGGAACACCAAAACCACGCTTGTATTCTTCACGAACCTCTGTACCTGGACACTTAGGCGCAACCATGACAACCGTTAGGTCTTTACGGATTTGCATACCTTCTTCAACGATGTTGAAGCCGTGAGAGTAACCTAGTGATGCGCCTTCTTTCATTAGCGGCATTACCGTCTCAACCACGTTAGTGTGCTGCTTGTCTGGAGTTAGGTTAACAACTAGGTCAGCTTGAGGGATTAGGTTTTCGTAGCTACCAACAACGAAGCCGTTGTCTTTCGCGTTTTTGAACGATTGACGCTGCTCATCAATTGCAGCCTGACGAAGTGCGTACGACACGTCTAGGCCAGAATCGCGCATGTTCAAGCCTTGGTTTAGGCCTTGAGCACCACAACCAACAATGACTACTTTCTTACCTTTTAGGTAATCCGCTTCTGAAGCAAATTCAGAGCGATCCATAAAACGACAACGACCTAGTTGGTCTAATTGCTCACGCAAGTTAAGAGTATTGAAATAGTTAGCCATAGTTGGGCTCTCCTGTTGAATTCTGTCCATAGTGTCGATGCTTATCATCGAATGACTTCATACTAAAACAGAGACCAAATTGCTTAAAGTGATATATTCACAATTTGTTATTGCAATTAATGCAACTACCGATATCTTTAGTGTTATGAATATTAAAAGCCTTCAAGCTTTTATCCACCTTTGTGAGAGTAAAAGCTTCAGTAAAACCGCAACAGCGATGCATGTCAGTGCTTCTGCACTGAGTCGCCAGATTCAAAAGCTAGAACAAGACACCCATCAAAGCCTGTTCTTACGTGATAACCGCTCAGTAGAGCTAACGCCTGCAGGCAAGAAATTACTGCCGATCGCCGTTAACATTGTGAGTGAGTGGCAACAGTTTCAATCAGACAGCCAACATGGTGAACAGGAACTTCGCGGCAAGCTACGACTGTTTTGTTCGGTCACCGCAAGTTACAGCCATCTGCCCGAACTATTGGCAGAGTTTAGGCTGCTCTATCCCTATATCGAGTTTGAGCTCTCAACAGGCGATCCCGCGCAAGCAATAGATAAAGTCATTAACGATGAGACCGACATTGCTATCTCAGCTTTGCCCGAACTGCTTCCTGCAAGGTTGGAATTTGAGACCATCAGTGAGATCCCTCTATCTGTCATCGCGCCAGCAGGGGTCAGCAGCTTTGGCTCTGAACTTGCTGATGGCATGCCAGACTGGAATAAGATCCCGTTTATAGTCCCAGAAGCGGGTACCGCTCGCGAAAGAGCCAATCTATGGTTTAAAAAAATGCGCATTAAGCCCAACATCTATGCACAGGTATCGGGTCATGAAGCCATTGTTAGTATGGTGGCACTGGGGTGTGGCGTGGGCATTGCACCAGAGGTCGTTATCGTCAACAGTCCGGTTCGGGACAAGATCCAGCGTCTAAAGCTGGAGCCTATCAAACCCTTCAAGTTAGGGGTGGTATGTAAACGCTCAAACCTCGATAACCCACTGCTGTCCGCATTTTGGAAAGTCGCTGAGAAGGTCTATATTCAGCCTTAGTACAGCAGTGGTCGCATCAACAAATCTGTTGACTGCATATAGTGTGTACGGACGATATAAGTAGAAAAATACGAAAAAGGCTCTGACCTAAGTCAGAGCCTTGAATATAGCAGATGTAAAAAAGCCCCGTCTTTCGACGAGGCTTTAAATATGGCAGGGGTGGACTGGGTCGGCATTCCGGAGATTCGACCGGGCTGGCGACCCAGCTCCCAACACGTTGCTTTGAAAAAGCAAAACGAAAAAGGCTCCGACCTAAGTCAGAGCCTTTGAATATGGCAGGGGTGGAGAGATTCGAACTCCCAACACGCGGATTTGGAATCCGCTGCTCTGCCAATTGGAGCTACACCCCTAAAGTGTTATCTAATCTATGCTATTTAATTTCTTAAATCAACACGTTAGATTCAAAAAAGCCTCGTCGTTAGACGAGGCTTCTTAATAAGTGGCGGAGTGGACGGGACTCGAACCCGCGACCCCCGGCGTGACAGGCCGGTATTCTAACCAACTGAACTACCACTCCGCAGTGGCATACTTGCTATTGCAAGTGTCCAAAATTCAAAGCCTGGCGATGTCCTACTCTCACATGGGGAAACCCCACACTACCATCGGCGCTATTGCGTTTCACTTCTGAGTTCGGCATGGAAATCAGGTGGGTCCACAATGCTATGGTCGCCAAGCAAATTCTGTTTTGCCTTCAGATTTTCTGAAAATCTGAAAACAATAAATTCGGAAAGCTGTTAATGCGTTCTCTACACATTCAATTTGTTCTTGCTTTGAGTCCAATCAAAACCCTTTGGGTGTTGTATGGTTAAGCCTCACGGGCAATTAGTACAGGTTAGCTCAACGCCTCACAACGCTTACACACCCTGCCTATCAACGTTCTAGTCTCGAACAACCCTTTAGGACACTTAAAGTGCCAGGGAAGACTCATCTCAGGGCTCGCTTCCCGCTTAGATGCTTTCAGCGGTTATCGATTCCGAACTTAGCTACCGGGCAATGCCATTGGCATGACAACCCGAACACCAGAGGTTCGTCCACTCCGGTCCTCTCGTACTAGGAGCAGCCCCCTTCAATCTTCCAACGCCCACGGCAGATAGGGACCGAACTGTCTCACGACGTTCTAAACCCAGCTCGCGTACCACTTTAAATGGCGAACAGCCATACCCTTGGGATCAGACTTCAGCCCCAGGATGTGATGAGCC
The Vibrio sp. CB1-14 DNA segment above includes these coding regions:
- a CDS encoding multidrug efflux RND transporter permease subunit: MRFTDIFIKRPVLAVSISFLIALLGLQAVFKMQVREYPEMTNTVVTVTTSYYGASADLVQGFITQPLEQAVAQADNIDYMTSQSVLGKSTITVNMKLNTDPNAALSDILAKTNSVRSQLPKESEDPTVTMSTGSTTAVLYIGFTSDELASSQITDYLERVINPQLFTVNGVSKVDMYGGMKYALRVWLDPLKMAALKMTASDVMNVLNANNYQSATGQATGEFVLYNGSADTQVSNTEELKNLVVSSSDGQVIRLGDIAKVTLEKSHDVYRASANGQEAVVAAINAAPSANPINIAADVLELLPQLEKNLPSNIKMNVMYDSTVAINESIQEVIKTILEAALIVLVVITLFLGSFRAVLIPIVTIPLSLIGVAMVMQAIGFSWNLMTLLAMVLAIGLVVDDAIVVLENVDRHIKLGESPFRAAIIGTREIAVPVIAMTLTLGAVYAPIALMGGITGSLFKEFALTLAGSVFVSGIIALTLSPMMCSKLLKANETPNRFEEKVHHVLDRMTARYEKMLTAVMLHRPVIIGFAIIVFASLPMLFKFIPSELAPSEDKGVVMLMGTGPSNANLDYLQNTMNDVNKILSDQPEVAFAQVFTGVPNSNQAFGIASMVPWSQREASQAEVANRVGALVAEVPGMAVTAFQMPELPGAGSGLPIQFVITTPNSFESLFTIATDIWSDVQQNPQFVYSTLDLNYDSATMKINIDKDMAGAYGVTMQDIGITLSAMMADGYVNRIDLNGRSYEVIPQVERKYRLNPESMNMYFVRSDDGQAIPLGSLISIDVVAEPRSLPHFNQLNSATVGAVPSPGVAMGDAIAWFESIAESKLPSGYNHDYMGEARQYVTEGSALYATFGLALAIIFLVLAIQFESIKDPFVIMVSVPLAICGALIALAWGAATMNIYSQVGLITLVGLITKHGILICEVAKEEQLLHKKSKMEAVMEAAKVRLRPILMTTAAMIAGLIPLMYASGAGAAQRFSIGIVIVAGLAIGTLFTLFVLPVIYTYLAERHKPLPVFVEDKDLEKIARVDEASAACKENRV
- the ilvY gene encoding HTH-type transcriptional activator IlvY is translated as MNIKSLQAFIHLCESKSFSKTATAMHVSASALSRQIQKLEQDTHQSLFLRDNRSVELTPAGKKLLPIAVNIVSEWQQFQSDSQHGEQELRGKLRLFCSVTASYSHLPELLAEFRLLYPYIEFELSTGDPAQAIDKVINDETDIAISALPELLPARLEFETISEIPLSVIAPAGVSSFGSELADGMPDWNKIPFIVPEAGTARERANLWFKKMRIKPNIYAQVSGHEAIVSMVALGCGVGIAPEVVIVNSPVRDKIQRLKLEPIKPFKLGVVCKRSNLDNPLLSAFWKVAEKVYIQP
- the ubiK gene encoding ubiquinone biosynthesis accessory factor UbiK; its protein translation is MFDPKKLEQIAKQIHDSMPQPVKELGADVDQKVRQVIQGQLNKLDVVSREEFDVQTQVLLRTRQKLTEMEQKLAELEQKLADK
- the ilvC gene encoding ketol-acid reductoisomerase is translated as MANYFNTLNLREQLDQLGRCRFMDRSEFASEADYLKGKKVVIVGCGAQGLNQGLNMRDSGLDVSYALRQAAIDEQRQSFKNAKDNGFVVGSYENLIPQADLVVNLTPDKQHTNVVETVMPLMKEGASLGYSHGFNIVEEGMQIRKDLTVVMVAPKCPGTEVREEYKRGFGVPTLIAVHPENDPQGDGLEIAKAWAAATGGHRAGVLESSFVAEVKSDLMGEQTILCGMLQAGSIVCYEKMIADGIDPSYAGKLLQFGWETITEALKFGGITHMMDRLSNPAKVKAFDLSEELKDLMRPLYNKHMDDIIQGEFSSTMMADWANDDVNLLGWREETAETAFENYPSSDVEISEQEYFDNGILMVAMVRAGVELAFEAMTASGIIDESAYYESLHELPLIANTIARKRLYEMNVVISDTAEYGNYLFANVATPLLREKFMPSVGTDVIGKGLGETSNHVDNGKLIEVNDVIRNHPVEYIGEELRGYMTDMKRIAVGG